One segment of Primulina tabacum isolate GXHZ01 chromosome 6, ASM2559414v2, whole genome shotgun sequence DNA contains the following:
- the LOC142549862 gene encoding E3 ubiquitin-protein ligase RGLG5-like translates to MGNQSSSTIGGENGRPSSTGRSIPSSGWHHNHAQSSYSSYAQNYPVQYPYPAGYPPSGQDHVPPQNYDTSSHSHVPPQNYGSQPESHAPPQQHGLPSQPHVPQKKFDRRYSRIADNYRSLEEVTEALARAGLESSNLIVGIDFTKSNEWTGKNSYHGRSLHYIGNGLNPYEQAISIIGKTMAAFDDDNLIPCFGFGDASTNDQEVFSFYPDERFCNGFEEALSRYREIVPSLKLAGPTSFAPIIEMAMSIVQRSGGQYHVLLIIADGQVTRSVDTGHGQLSPQEQRTVQAIVEASKYPLSIILVGVGDGPWDTMKEFDDNIPAREFDNFQFVNFTEIMSKNVHQSRKETEFALSSLMEIPAQYKATMELNLLSGSKGNVSGRVPLPPPVYSMMYASSSKPSQATSFQHSTSSFYEHNVAANATPSAPSSTLDYQICPICLTDPQDMVFGCGHQTCRHCGQDLQLCPICRSRIDTRIKLC, encoded by the exons ATGGGAAATCAGAGCTCTAGCACTATAGGCGGAGAGAATGGGAGGCCATCTTCAACTGGTCGATCTATTCCGTCGTCCGGATGGCATCATAATCATGCTCAATCATCATATTCTTCATATGCTCAGAATTATCCTGTGCAGTATCCCTATCCAGCAGGTTATCCACCTTCAGGCCAGGACCATGTTCCTCCTCAAAATTACGATACTTCGTCACACTCTCATGTCCCACCTCAAAATTATGGTAGTCAACCGGAATCACACGCACCCCCTCAACAACATGGGCTTCCTTCGCAACCACACGTGCcacaaaaaaaatttgacaGGAGGTATTCAAGAATTGCAGACAATTACAGATCATTGGAGGAG GTGACTGAAGCCCTTGCACGTGCCGGACTGGAGTCTTCCAATCTAATTGTTGGGATTGATTTCACTAAGAGCAATGAATGGACag GCAAGAATTCCTATCATGGCCGAAGCTTACATTACATTGGAAATGGGCTTAATCCATACGAACAAGCAATATCTATCATTGGAAAGACAATGGCCGCTTTTGACGATGATAACTTGATCCCCTGTTTTGGATTTGGAGATG catcaaccAATGATCAAGAAGTTTTCAGTTTCTACCCTGACGAGAGATTTTGTAATGGATTTGAGGAGGCTTTAAGTCGTTATCGAGAAATCGTTCCTAGTTTGAAACTGGCAG GTCCCACATCGTTTGCGCCTATTATCGAAATGGCGATGTCTATTGTTCAGCGTAGTGGAGGCCAGTACCATGTTTTACTGATTATTGCAGACGGACAG GTTACCAGAAGTGTTGATACTGGACACGGTCAGTTAAGTCCGCAGGAACAGAGAACTGTTCAAGCAATTGTTGAAGCGAG CAAATATCCATTATCTATTATTTTGGTTGGGGTTGGGGATGGCCCCTGGGACACTATGAAGGAATTTGATGACAACATTCCTGCTCGGGAATTTGATAATTTCCAG TTTGTTAATTTTACAGAGATTATGTCTAAAAATGTGCACCAATCTCGAAAAGAGACTGAATTTGCTCTTTCTTCTTTAATGGAAATTCCTGCTCAATATAAAGCAACAATGGAGCTCAATTTGCTAAG TGGATCAAAAGGAAATGTTTCTGGAAGGGTCCCTCTTCCTCCTCCTGTCTATAGTATGATGTATGCCAGCAGCTCAAAACCCTCACAAGCAACTAGTTTTCAGCACAGCACCAGTTCATTTTACGAGCACAATGTTGCTGCAAATGCAACTCCATCTGCTCCTAGCTCGACATTGGACTACCAG ATTTGTCCCATTTGCCTTACCGACCCACAGGACATGGTTTTCGGTTGTGGTCATCAG ACATGTCGCCATTGTGGACAAGACCTTCAACTATGTCCAATTTGCCGGAGTCGAATTGATACCAGAATCAAGCTCTGCTAA
- the LOC142549861 gene encoding putative methyltransferase PMT9, whose product MNPKRDAVQSTGLLKFVLMGSLVLLGLVCLYYGALFSSALPRQDDSFDGVAEGVDGGFDAKRGLDEVLEVGDLNPGVPKSIPVCDLRYSELIPCLDRDMMSQMKLKLNLSLMEHYERHCPQPERRYNCLIPPPLGYKISIRWPMSRDQVWKANIPHTNLAQEKSDQNWMVVDGEKIKFPGGGTHFHYGADIYIAAIAGMLKFPDDKLHNGGHIRNVLDVGCGVASFGAYLLRHNIIAMSLAPNDVHENQIQFALERGIPATLGVLGTKRLPYPSRSFELAHCSRCRIDWLQRDGILLLELDRLLRPGGYFVYSSPEAYAHDVENQRIWSLMHDLLRRMCWRVVARKDQTVIWAKSLSNSCYRKRTLGTLPLMCSSDDDPDTTWNVLMKGCITPYSAKMHREKGSGLEPWPRRLTAPPPRLEEIGISIEEFQNDMNVWHYRVAEYWKQMKSVIFRNSLRNVMDMNSNLGGFAAALNDKDVWVMNVAPVNESSKLKIIYDRGLIGTAHDWCESFSTYPRTYDLLHAWSVFSQIEDRGCSSQDLLIEMDRILRPEGFVVIRDSPSVISYVHKFLASLKWDGWSSEVEPSADSLSLSDERVLIARKKLWDENHVS is encoded by the exons ATGAATCCGAAGAGGGACGCTGTTCAATCGACGGGGCTGTTGAAGTTCGTGTTGATGGGTTCGTTGGTGTTACTGGGATTGGTTTGTCTGTATTATGGCGCTCTTTTTTCCTCTGCTCTGCCACGTCAAGACGATTCATTTGACGGCGTCGCTGAGGGAGTCGACGGAGGATTTGATGCGAAAAGGGGTTTGGATGAAGTGCTCGAGGTCGGAGATCTCAATCCTGGAGTTCCCAAAAGCATTCCA GTTTGTGATTTGAGATATTCGGAGTTGATACCTTGTCTGGATAGGGATATGATGTCTCAGATGAAATTGAAGCTCAATTTGAGTTTAATGGAGCACTATGAAAGGCATTGTCCGCAGCCCGAACGCCGTTATAATTGCCTTATCCCTCCTCCCCTTGGTTACAAG ATCTCAATTAGATGGCCGATGAGTCGGGATCAAGTTTGGAAGGCGAATATACCCCATACGAATCTAGCACAGGAGAAGTCGGATCAGAATTGGATGGTTGTGGATGGTGAAAAGATCAAGTTTCCAGGTGGTGGCACCCATTTCCACTATGGTGCTGACATTTACATTGCTGCTATTGCTGGG ATGCTTAAATTTCCTGATGACAAACTCCATAATGGTGGTCATATCCGAAATGTTCTTGATGTGGGCTGTGGGGTTGCCAGTTTTGGAGCGTATCTCCTTCGCCATAACATCATTGCCATGTCGCTTGCTCCTAATGATGTCCATGAAAATCAAATTCAGTTTGCATTGGAGAGGGGGATCCCCGCCACTTTAGGTGTTTTGGGCACCAAAAGACTGCCGTATCCCAGCAGATCATTTGAATTGGCTCACTGTTCCCGCTGTCGGATTGATTGGCTTCAAAGAGATGGTATTCTTTTGCTGGAATTGGACAGATTGCTCAGACCAGGAGGCTATTTTGTCTACTCTTCACCCGAAGCATATGCACATGATGTGGAAAATCAAAGAATTTGGAGCTTGATGCACGACCTTCTGCGAAGAATGTGCTGGAGAGTTGTTGCAAGGAAAGACCAAACCGTGATATGGGCCAAGTCTTTAAGTAATAGTTGCTATAGGAAAAGAACTCTAGGAACTTTACCACTTATGTGTAGTTCCGATGATGATCCAGACACGACATGGAATGTGCTTATGAAAGGATGCATCACTCCATATTCAGCGA agATGCACCGggaaaaggggagtggactagAACCCTGGCCACGAAGGCTCACAGCACCTCCACCGCGTCTAGAAGAAATTGGAATCAGTATCGAGGAATTTCAGAATGACATG AATGTATGGCATTATCGAGTGGCCGAGTACTGGAAGCAGATGAAATCTGTCATATTTAGGAACTCACTCAGAAATGTCATGGACATGAATTCAAATCTTGGTGGATTTGCTGCTGCCCTAAATGACAAGGATGTTTGGGTAATGAATGTTGCTCCAGTCAATGAATCATCCAAGTTAAAGATCATATACGATCGAGGCTTGATTGGAACAGCTCATGACTG GTGTGAATCGTTCTCAACTTATCCACGCACCTACGACTTGCTACATGCCTGGTCAGTATTCTCGCAGATCGAGGACCGAGGTTGTAGCTCACAGGATCTGCTTATTGAAATGGATCGAATACTGAGGCCAGAAGGATTTGTGGTGATTCGAGACTCGCCTTCTGTCATCAGCTATGTACATAAATTCTTGGCTTCCTTAAAGTGGGATGGATGGTCATCAGAGGTTGAACCAAGTGCCGATTCGCTCTCCTTAAGTGATGAAAGAGTGTTAATTGCGAGAAAGAAATTGTGGGATGAGAATCATGTGTCGTAA